The following are encoded together in the Mesoterricola sediminis genome:
- a CDS encoding ComEC/Rec2 family competence protein: MPWILPGLDSDTMLDRESLWRRWSGAGLWGPAWALAAACSVPWLLPEAWSGEVVPGLQVLGWAAVLATAPFALRRRGNGVALAAALAWGVLGALAGEARREAALPEGFQEVRGRVATPWTLRGRSLRAEVAGTGPLEGLRVGVSVPARSAPPPGPGTPVVFRGALERVAPAPAFLAERPLWRARDAGPARFVRLASGACLAPLGPPRPGPLLRLRAWVRSRFEALPLRGPGRDLWGAMALAIPPASPEAFTPFAESGTVHVLVVSGLHLTLVMGAAEALWRRLRGPGGAWAAAGAGLAYALATGFSAPVWRGLLMGFAWAAGRATGWKAPPVLALHGALAAWILIRPASGCDPGFLLSWGALAGLLWAREPVAGLLGPLAGRWADPAAALLAPWLSTLPLLAVLHGGAPLGGPLANLLVLPLVSCLVPACLLLTLAPAPGLVEALGAVLGWLGGTLVPAFARITPLATGWLPPWLALGAGWLLLGQAASAFRRTRALAAALVLGSLLLLARGGTGAPPATFSLEAIDVGQGDAILVRAPGGEATLVDAGPDPWAARRIVRVLSRRGVREPVHLVLTHPHLDHAGGWMTLARLWPLASVARPAMAAPPWAPFQPPGTDPRSLARGAAWTRGAAAFSVRWPPGPLRLPDVNMNSLVLRIRWGAHETWLMGDALALQEADLLDLGDPGPGPPHRLLKAGHHGSRSATGRAWAEALGAPVVLVTAGRGNRFGHPHAATLDTLAGAQVFVTGDSLGVRAEAVPGGWLVSTGRGWEGRLTGWAARPDAAASGLGPPGGDRREGTAFPTP, from the coding sequence TTGCCATGGATCCTCCCGGGCCTAGACTCGGACACCATGCTGGACCGGGAATCCCTCTGGCGCCGGTGGAGCGGCGCGGGCCTCTGGGGGCCGGCCTGGGCGCTTGCGGCGGCCTGTTCGGTGCCGTGGCTCCTTCCGGAGGCCTGGAGCGGGGAGGTCGTCCCCGGCCTCCAGGTCCTCGGCTGGGCGGCGGTCCTGGCCACGGCCCCCTTCGCCCTGCGGCGGCGCGGGAACGGGGTGGCGCTGGCGGCGGCCCTGGCCTGGGGCGTCCTGGGCGCCCTCGCCGGGGAGGCGCGGCGGGAGGCCGCCCTGCCCGAAGGCTTCCAGGAGGTCCGGGGGCGCGTCGCCACCCCCTGGACCCTCCGGGGCCGGTCCCTGCGGGCGGAAGTGGCCGGGACCGGGCCCCTCGAAGGCCTCCGGGTGGGGGTCTCGGTGCCGGCCCGGAGCGCGCCGCCCCCGGGGCCGGGCACCCCCGTCGTCTTCCGGGGCGCCCTGGAGCGGGTGGCGCCCGCGCCGGCCTTCCTCGCTGAGCGGCCCCTCTGGCGGGCCCGGGACGCCGGCCCGGCCCGGTTCGTCCGGCTGGCCTCGGGGGCCTGCCTGGCGCCCCTGGGCCCGCCCCGGCCCGGGCCCCTCCTGCGGCTCCGGGCCTGGGTCCGGTCCCGGTTCGAGGCCCTGCCCCTGCGGGGGCCCGGCCGCGACCTGTGGGGGGCCATGGCCCTGGCCATCCCGCCGGCCTCGCCGGAGGCCTTCACCCCCTTCGCCGAGAGCGGCACGGTGCACGTGCTCGTGGTGTCCGGCCTCCACCTGACCCTCGTGATGGGCGCCGCGGAGGCGCTCTGGCGGCGCCTCCGGGGTCCCGGGGGCGCCTGGGCCGCCGCCGGCGCCGGGCTGGCCTACGCCCTCGCCACGGGCTTCAGCGCCCCGGTGTGGCGGGGGCTGCTCATGGGCTTCGCCTGGGCCGCGGGCCGGGCGACGGGCTGGAAGGCGCCCCCCGTCCTGGCCCTCCACGGGGCCCTGGCGGCCTGGATCCTGATCCGCCCCGCCTCGGGCTGCGATCCGGGCTTCCTCCTGTCCTGGGGGGCGCTGGCGGGCCTGCTGTGGGCCCGGGAGCCCGTCGCGGGACTCCTGGGGCCCCTCGCGGGCCGCTGGGCGGACCCGGCGGCAGCCCTTCTCGCCCCCTGGCTTTCCACCCTGCCGCTGCTCGCCGTCCTGCACGGGGGCGCCCCCCTGGGGGGGCCCCTCGCCAACCTCCTGGTGCTGCCCCTGGTCTCGTGCCTGGTCCCGGCCTGCCTCCTCCTCACCCTGGCGCCCGCGCCGGGCCTCGTGGAGGCCCTGGGGGCCGTCCTGGGCTGGCTGGGCGGGACCCTGGTGCCAGCCTTCGCCCGCATCACCCCCCTGGCCACCGGGTGGTTGCCGCCCTGGCTGGCCCTGGGAGCCGGCTGGTTGCTGTTGGGTCAGGCGGCCAGCGCCTTCCGCCGCACCCGCGCCCTGGCGGCGGCCCTGGTCCTGGGGTCCCTCCTGCTCCTCGCCCGGGGCGGGACCGGCGCGCCGCCGGCCACCTTCAGCCTCGAGGCCATCGATGTGGGGCAGGGGGATGCGATCCTCGTGCGGGCCCCCGGCGGCGAGGCCACCCTGGTGGATGCGGGACCGGATCCCTGGGCCGCGCGCCGGATTGTCCGGGTGCTGAGCCGGCGGGGGGTCCGGGAACCCGTCCATCTGGTCCTGACCCACCCCCACCTGGACCACGCGGGCGGGTGGATGACCCTCGCCCGCCTGTGGCCCCTGGCCAGCGTCGCCCGGCCCGCCATGGCGGCGCCGCCCTGGGCCCCCTTCCAGCCCCCCGGAACGGACCCCCGGAGCCTGGCCCGGGGGGCGGCCTGGACCCGGGGGGCCGCGGCCTTTTCGGTGCGTTGGCCGCCGGGCCCCCTCCGCCTGCCGGACGTGAACATGAACTCCCTGGTCCTGCGGATCCGCTGGGGGGCGCACGAGACCTGGCTCATGGGGGACGCCCTGGCCCTCCAGGAAGCGGACCTCCTGGACCTGGGGGACCCCGGGCCCGGCCCGCCCCACCGGCTCCTCAAGGCCGGCCACCACGGCAGCCGCAGCGCCACCGGCCGCGCCTGGGCCGAGGCCCTGGGGGCCCCCGTCGTCCTGGTCACCGCCGGGCGGGGCAACCGCTTCGGCCATCCCCATGCCGCCACGCTGGACACCCTGGCCGGCGCCCAGGTGTTCGTCACCGGCGACAGCCTGGGCGTCCGGGCCGAGGCGGTGCCGGGGGGGTGGCTGGTCTCCACCGGCCGCGGCTGGGAAGGCCGGTTGACGGGGTGGGCCGCGCGCCCCGACGCGGCTGCGAGCGGCCTGGGGCCCCCAGGGGGCGACCGTCGGGAAGGCACTGCCTTCCCGACGCCCTAG
- a CDS encoding energy transducer TonB, translating to MLSSELSADPLGKVHRGLTLNGSAFGKHVLIRTFPDEVAEAGFSAKVPEAQRVAGLLAGTRGLGTGHHVEAGRAPHAVCDYIPGRSLAQVIRKTREEQIPLGVDHALSVIQGMAQALLALDAKGLHHGLLTPHSVWVSYEGATQIIDTPGAAALAAVLPKARQLEQTLSPYRLPGASPLHQDLYALGAVLFELLTLEAPPARDAAAAAISRATLKAAQEDGPIPGEIAGLLRRLLAETQGFSSLGEFNKELERVLYDGDHSPTTFNMAFYMHTLFREESEQDVQAIKADQAADFTPFLPSDASAHNVLVAPDGTSRAKFFIWGGVALALLFGVMGYNYLRSTRMNEDLQRQLAELQQKNAANDNRLQDLAKQEEAQKALQDQLAKKASEAKTAEERARAKKDLEEAKAKAEELNRQKEEALRKRQEIAKETTAIAQAAAPAAQPPQPAPVQAPAPAPKVEPAPAPVAQAPAAQDVVETAAQIVNRTVPAAPRINKSFLPTALREQEIRVQLKVMVDAGGRPARVVIVKGVDGPFGYNDAAQHAALNSTYSPATRNGKPTTGWLTLEYNFGRPR from the coding sequence TTGCTTTCCAGCGAACTCTCGGCGGATCCCCTCGGCAAGGTCCACCGGGGCCTGACCCTGAACGGCAGCGCCTTCGGCAAGCACGTGCTCATCCGGACCTTCCCGGACGAGGTGGCCGAAGCGGGCTTCTCCGCCAAGGTCCCCGAGGCCCAGCGCGTCGCGGGCCTCCTCGCCGGGACCCGCGGCCTCGGCACCGGCCACCACGTCGAGGCCGGGCGCGCCCCCCACGCCGTCTGCGACTACATCCCCGGGCGCAGCCTGGCCCAGGTGATCCGGAAGACCCGCGAGGAGCAGATCCCGCTCGGGGTCGACCACGCCCTGTCCGTCATCCAGGGCATGGCCCAGGCCCTCCTGGCCCTGGACGCCAAGGGTCTCCACCACGGCCTCCTCACCCCGCACAGCGTCTGGGTGAGCTACGAGGGCGCCACACAGATCATCGACACGCCGGGCGCCGCCGCCCTGGCCGCGGTCCTGCCCAAGGCGCGCCAGCTGGAGCAGACCCTCTCGCCCTACCGGCTCCCGGGGGCCTCCCCGCTCCACCAGGACCTCTACGCCCTCGGCGCCGTGCTCTTCGAGCTCCTGACCCTCGAGGCCCCTCCGGCCCGGGACGCCGCGGCCGCCGCCATCTCCCGCGCGACCCTCAAGGCCGCCCAGGAGGACGGCCCCATCCCCGGCGAGATCGCGGGCCTCCTGCGCAGGCTCCTGGCCGAGACCCAGGGCTTCTCCAGCCTCGGCGAGTTCAACAAGGAGCTGGAGCGCGTCCTCTACGACGGCGACCACAGCCCCACGACGTTCAACATGGCCTTCTACATGCATACGCTCTTCCGCGAGGAGAGCGAGCAGGACGTCCAGGCCATCAAGGCCGACCAGGCCGCGGACTTCACCCCCTTCCTGCCCTCCGACGCCTCGGCCCACAACGTCCTCGTGGCCCCCGACGGCACCAGCCGCGCGAAGTTCTTCATCTGGGGCGGCGTCGCCCTCGCCCTCCTCTTCGGGGTGATGGGCTACAACTACCTCCGGAGCACCCGGATGAACGAGGACCTGCAGCGGCAGCTGGCCGAACTGCAGCAGAAGAACGCCGCCAACGACAACCGCCTCCAGGACCTGGCCAAGCAGGAGGAGGCCCAGAAGGCCCTGCAGGACCAGCTCGCGAAGAAGGCCTCCGAGGCCAAGACCGCCGAGGAGCGCGCCCGCGCCAAGAAGGACCTGGAGGAGGCCAAGGCCAAGGCCGAGGAACTGAACCGCCAGAAGGAGGAGGCCCTGCGCAAGCGGCAGGAGATCGCCAAGGAGACCACGGCCATCGCCCAGGCCGCCGCGCCCGCGGCCCAGCCGCCCCAGCCCGCCCCCGTGCAGGCCCCCGCCCCCGCCCCCAAGGTCGAGCCGGCCCCCGCCCCCGTGGCCCAGGCGCCCGCGGCCCAGGATGTGGTGGAGACGGCGGCCCAGATCGTGAACCGCACCGTGCCCGCCGCGCCGCGCATCAACAAGAGCTTCCTGCCCACGGCCCTGCGCGAGCAGGAGATCCGCGTGCAGCTCAAGGTGATGGTGGACGCCGGCGGCCGCCCCGCGCGCGTCGTGATCGTGAAGGGCGTCGACGGCCCCTTCGGCTACAACGACGCCGCCCAGCACGCCGCCCTCAACTCCACCTACAGCCCCGCCACCCGCAACGGCAAGCCCACCACCGGCTGGCTGACCCTGGAATACAACTTCGGGCGGCCCCGCTGA